A portion of the Bulleidia sp. zg-1006 genome contains these proteins:
- a CDS encoding metallophosphoesterase translates to MNKYRKWLFSILGVLFVILLTVVHSFWISPNRFKIRKEILSSKQIPKSLHNLRILYFSDLQYGEFMNQKRLHSLVKQINSLQADVVLFGGDVYSTIAKIDIESNKQIQSELSSIQAKYGKFAVLGDQDEMDKQHLQAVQSVLTQSNFEILKNQSVLLHKGEMDSIVLVGLANGITSSIDAKKAYENLMPTHYVLAFSHTPDSAKQVPPDLTDYYLAGHSLGGQIYYLFGSLSRPIMAKEIFRGKSSIKGKFDVDVTNGVGTIKKDIRFLSPAEMVLYTLKKD, encoded by the coding sequence ATGAATAAATATCGTAAATGGCTTTTCAGTATTTTGGGAGTTTTGTTCGTTATTTTACTTACGGTGGTTCATTCTTTCTGGATTAGTCCAAATCGTTTTAAGATACGAAAAGAAATTTTATCTTCCAAACAAATTCCTAAATCCTTACATAATCTTCGTATTTTGTACTTTAGTGATCTTCAATATGGTGAATTTATGAACCAAAAACGTCTACACTCTTTGGTCAAACAAATCAATTCTTTACAAGCGGATGTTGTTTTATTTGGTGGTGATGTGTATAGTACAATTGCGAAAATTGATATTGAGTCAAATAAACAAATTCAAAGCGAACTTTCTTCTATTCAAGCGAAATATGGTAAGTTTGCAGTCTTAGGTGATCAAGATGAGATGGATAAACAGCACTTACAAGCGGTTCAAAGTGTTTTAACTCAAAGTAATTTTGAAATTCTTAAAAATCAATCCGTTTTATTGCATAAGGGTGAAATGGATAGCATTGTGTTAGTTGGCTTAGCGAATGGTATCACTAGTTCTATCGACGCCAAGAAAGCGTATGAGAATTTAATGCCGACGCATTATGTCTTAGCCTTCTCTCACACCCCGGATTCTGCGAAACAAGTTCCCCCTGATTTGACGGATTATTATTTAGCCGGACATAGTTTAGGTGGACAGATTTATTATTTATTTGGCTCATTAAGCAGACCAATAATGGCGAAAGAAATCTTCCGTGGTAAGTCTTCTATCAAAGGTAAGTTTGATGTCGATGTGACCAATGGAGTTGGTACCATCAAAAAAGATATTCGCTTTCTAAGTCCGGCTGAAATGGTCTTATATACCTTGAAAAAGGATTAA
- a CDS encoding L-ribulose-5-phosphate 3-epimerase: MGKNKKYLLGMYEKSMPNRLSIKEKLLFVKEAGFDHLEISMDESDEKLARLDFSDEKIHEINQAILETNIPIRTMCLSGHRKYPLGSLNEETRQRSIDIMQKAISFATKVGIRMIQLAGYDVYYEQGNEHTRNQFVKNLSLACDMAAKEGILMGFETMETPFMDTVEKAMEYVNRINSPYLQVFPDIGNLTNAAKIYGHEVGDDLKKGIGHLIAAHLKETLPGHYREVPFGTGHTEYVKDLQVLKELGVHLFTAEFWYTGQDNWQEICKNASLFLRKQLDEVF, translated from the coding sequence ATGGGCAAAAATAAAAAGTATCTATTAGGGATGTATGAAAAATCCATGCCTAATCGTTTGTCCATCAAGGAAAAGCTTTTGTTTGTTAAAGAAGCGGGTTTTGATCATTTGGAAATTAGTATGGATGAAAGTGATGAAAAATTAGCTAGATTGGATTTTAGTGATGAGAAAATTCATGAGATAAACCAAGCTATCCTTGAGACAAATATTCCTATAAGAACGATGTGTTTAAGCGGACATCGGAAATACCCTTTGGGCTCTTTAAATGAAGAAACGAGGCAAAGAAGTATTGATATTATGCAAAAAGCTATTTCTTTTGCTACTAAAGTAGGCATTCGCATGATTCAACTAGCCGGTTATGATGTCTATTATGAACAAGGTAATGAACACACTAGAAATCAATTCGTTAAGAATTTAAGCCTAGCTTGTGATATGGCCGCAAAAGAAGGGATTCTCATGGGATTTGAAACCATGGAAACACCATTTATGGATACGGTGGAAAAAGCGATGGAATATGTGAACAGAATAAATAGCCCTTACTTACAAGTATTTCCTGATATTGGTAATTTAACCAATGCAGCGAAAATCTATGGACACGAGGTTGGGGATGATTTAAAAAAAGGGATAGGTCATCTTATCGCCGCTCATTTAAAGGAAACCCTACCCGGTCACTATCGCGAAGTTCCTTTTGGAACAGGTCATACAGAATACGTAAAGGATTTGCAGGTATTAAAAGAATTGGGTGTGCATCTTTTCACAGCTGAGTTTTGGTACACCGGTCAAGATAATTGGCAAGAGATTTGTAAAAATGCGTCCTTGTTTCTACGGAAACAGTTAGATGAGGTATTTTAA
- the araD gene encoding L-ribulose-5-phosphate 4-epimerase, producing MLEELKKKVLRANLDLPKYDLVTFTWGNVSEIDRKKGLIVIKPSGVEYENMKADDMVVVDMNGKIVEGILKPSSDLATHLEIYRHFKEIGGVVHTHSRNAASFAQAGKDVIALGTTHGDYFYGNIPCTRKMYVDEIKKDYELNTGKVIVETFNERKLNPIQMPAVLVNSHGPFIWGKDAKEAVHNAVVLEELCTMAIKTLIINPHVGMMQQELLDKHFLRKHGPGAYYGQK from the coding sequence ATGTTAGAAGAATTGAAGAAAAAAGTACTTCGTGCCAATCTTGATTTGCCTAAATATGATTTAGTGACGTTTACTTGGGGCAATGTTTCAGAAATAGATCGTAAAAAAGGATTGATTGTGATTAAACCAAGTGGGGTTGAATATGAAAATATGAAAGCCGATGATATGGTGGTTGTGGATATGAATGGTAAGATTGTCGAGGGTATTTTAAAACCATCTAGTGATTTAGCAACCCACTTAGAAATCTATCGTCATTTTAAAGAGATTGGCGGTGTCGTTCATACGCATTCTCGAAATGCGGCTTCCTTTGCTCAAGCAGGTAAGGATGTGATAGCTTTAGGAACAACCCATGGAGATTATTTTTATGGCAATATTCCTTGTACAAGAAAGATGTATGTGGATGAGATTAAAAAAGACTATGAACTTAATACGGGGAAAGTCATTGTGGAAACCTTTAACGAAAGAAAGCTTAATCCTATTCAAATGCCTGCCGTTTTGGTGAATAGTCATGGACCGTTTATCTGGGGTAAAGATGCGAAAGAGGCTGTGCATAATGCGGTTGTCTTAGAGGAACTTTGTACCATGGCAATAAAAACACTTATAATTAACCCTCATGTTGGTATGATGCAACAGGAATTATTGGATAAACATTTCTTAAGAAAACATGGACCGGGAGCTTATTATGGGCAAAAATAA